AACTCGATGTTCCAGTTCTGCCGCAGCGCCTGGGCGAGGCCCTTGGCCTTCGGCGACAGCTCGGGGTTCCGGGACAGCGGGAGCACGGCGACCTTGACCGGCGCCAGGCGGTGGTCGAGCCGCAGCACCGTGCGCTTCTCCATCTTGCCCTTGGCGTTCGGCGCCTCGTCCTCGACGTAGGCGTCGAGGAGGAAGGCCAGCAGCGTACGGCCGACACCGGCCGCGGGCTCGATGACGTACGGCGTCCAGCGCTCGCCGGCCTCCTGGTCGAAGTAGGAGAGGTCCTGGCCGGAGGCCTTGCCGTGGGCGTTCAGGTCGTAGTCGGTGCGGTTGGCGACGCCCTCCAGCTCGCCCCACTCGCTGCCGCCGAACTGGAAGCGGTACTCGATGTCAGCGGTGCGCTTGGAGTAGTGGGAGAGCTTCTCCTTCGGGTGCTCGTACCACCGCATGTTCTCCTCACGCAGGCCGAGACCGGTGTACCAGCTCCAGCGCTGCTCCATCCAGTACTCCTGCCACTTCTCGTCCTCGCCCGGCTTGACGAAGAACTCCATCTCCATCTGCTCGAACTCGCGGGTGCGGAAGATGAAGTTGCCGGGCGTGATCTCGTTGCGGAAGGACTTGCCCATCTGCGCGATGCCGAACGGCGGCTTGCGGCGCGAAGTGGTCTGCACCTGGGCGAAGTTGGTGAAGATGCCCTGGGCGGTCTCGGGGCGCAGGTAGGCGATGGAGCCGGAGTCCTGCGTGGGGCCGAGGTGCGTCGAGAGCAGGCCGGAGAACTGCTTGGGCTCGGTGAACTGGCCCTTGTTGCCGCAGTTCGGGCAGTTCACATCCGCCAGACCGTTCTCCGGGAGGCGCTTGTGCTTGGCCTCGTAGGCCTCCTCCAGGTGGTCCGCGCGGAACCGCTTGTGGCAGGAGGTGCACTCGGTCAGCGGGTCCGTGAAGGTGGCGACGTGACCGGAGGCGACCCAGACCTCGGGGGCCAGGATGACGGACGAGTCGATGCCGACCACGTCCTCGCGCGACGTCACCATGTAGCGCCACCACTGGCGCTTGATGTTCTCCTTGAACTCGACACCCAGCGGCCCGTAGTCCCAGGCGGCGCGCTGGCCACCGTAGATCTCACTGCAGGGGAATACGAAGCCACGGCGCTTGCTCAGGCTGACGATGGTGTCGATCTTGTCGGCGGCCACGGTGCTCTCTTCATTACGACGACGGGCGACGAAGCGAGATGCTTCCAGCGAATGCTTCAGGGTACCGGCGGGGGCTGCCCCTCAATCAAATCGGTGACCGTCGGATCGTTTGTTGACAACGGTTTCCATGTTTGATGAAAATGACTGTCATGAACGTACGACGACAGCGCATATCCGCGGTGGCCCTGGCGGCCGTCACCGCCCTCGGCCTCGGCACGCTCACCGGCTGCTCCGGCGACAGCGCGGCGGCGGCAGGCACGGGGAAGTTCGACGTCGTCGCGTCGTTCTACCCGATGGTCTTCCTCGCCGAGCGGATCGGCGGCTCCCATGTGCACGTCACGAGCCTGACCCAGCCCGGCCAGGAGCCGCACGACCTGGAGATCAGCGCCCGGCAGACCGCGCAGCTCCAGGACTCCGACGCGGTGCTCTACCTGAAGAACCTCCAGCCCTCCGTCGACGACGCGGTGGCCCAGTCCGAGGTGAAGACCAAGATCGACGCCGCCTCCCTGACCTCGCTGGAGAAGCACGGCAACGAGGTCGGCGGCCACGCGGCCTCCCACGACGACTCGAAGAACGAGGAACTCTCCGGCCTCGACCCCCACATCTGGCTCGACCCGGTGCGCTACGCCCAGGTCGCCGAGGGAGTCGGCAAGGCCTTCCAGAAGGCCGACCCCGAGCACGCCGCCGACTACCGGAAGAACACCGCGACGCTGGTGAAGAGGCTGCACGCCCTCGACACGCAGTTCAAGGACGGCCTCGCGCACACCAAGTCCAAGGTCTTCGTCACCACCCACGCCGCCTTCGGCTACCTCGCCGAGCGCTACGGCCTGACCGAGGAGGCCATCAACGGCCTCGACCCCGAGTCCGAGCCCAGCGCGGCGCGGGTGCGGCAGCTGGAGACGATGGCCAAGGCCGACGGCGTCACCACCGTCTTCTACGAGACGCTCGTCAGCGACAGGACCGCGAAGACCATCGCCTCCGACGCAGGCCTGAAGACGGACGTCCTGGACCCGATCGAGGGCATCACGGCCAAGTCCCGCGGCACGGACTACTTCTCCGTCCAGGAGGCCAACCTCAAGGCCCTGCAGAGCGCTCTGGGAGAGAAATGACATCCCGGGACGGCATGAACGAGCCCGTCATATCCCTGCGCGGCGTCCGCGCCGACCTGGGCTCGCGCCCCGTCCTGCGCGGAATCGACCTCACCGTGGCACGCGGTGAGGTCGTCGCGCTGCTCGGCGCCAACGGCTCCGGCAAGTCGACGGCCATCCGCACGATCATCGGCCAGGTGCCGGTGAGCGCCGGGCGCGTCGAGCTGTTCGGCACCGAGCGCGGGCGGTTCCGGGACTGGGCGCGGGTGGGCTACGTACCGCAGCGCACGACGGCCGCCGGGGGCGTCCCCGCCACGGTCACCGAGATCGTCTCCTCCGGCCGGCTGTCCCGGGCCCGCTTCGGCGTGCTGCGCAAGGCCGACCACGCGGCCGTACGCAGGGCCCTGGAGCTGGTGGGCATGGCGGACCGGGCCAAGGACTCCGTGAACGCCCTGTCCGGCGGCCAGCACCAGCGCGTCCTGATCGCCCGCGCGCTCGCCGCCGAACCGGAACTGCTGATCATGGACGAGCCGATGGCGGGCGTGGACCTGGCCAGCCAGGAGGTGCTGGCGCGGACCCTGCGCGAGCAGGTCGCGGCCGGTGCGACCGTCCTGCTCGTCCTGCACGAACTCGGGCCGCTGGAACCGCTGATCGACCGCGCGGTCGTCCTGCGCGACGGCTGCGTCCTGCACGACGGCCCGCCCCCGAAGGCGGTCGGCCAGCACGCCCTGCCCGGCCACGACCACGTCCACCCCCACGAGCCCGGGCCGCTGCGCACGGGACTGCTGGGCTGAAGGAACTGTGATGGACTTCCTCGACTACGCCTTCATGCAGCGGGCCCTGCTCGCCGCCGTCCTCGTCGGCGTCACCGCCCCGGCGATCGGCATCTACCTCGTCCAGCGCCGCCAGGCCCTCATGGGCGACGGCATCGGCCACGTGGCGATGACCGGCGTCGGCCTCGGCTTCCTGCTGTCCGCCTCCCCGGTGTGGATGGCGACACTCGTCTCCGTGCTCGGCGCGGTCCTGATGGAGCTGATCCGCTGGTACGGCCACACCCGCGGCGACATCGCCCTCGCGATGCTCTTCTACGGCGGCATGGCCGGCGGCGTGATGTTCATCAACCTCGCGCCCGGCGGCTCCAACGCCAACCTCACGTCGTACCTGTTCGGCTCCCTGTCGACCGTGTCGCCGTCGGACGTGACGGCGATCTGTCTGCTGGCCGGCTTCGTCGTGCTGGTCACGCTCGGCCTGCGCCGCCAGCTGTTCGCGGTCAGCCAGGACGAGGAGTTCGCGCGGGTGACCGGACTGCCCGTGCGCGCGCTGAACCTGCTGACCGCCGTCACGGCGGCGGTCACGGTGACGGTCGCGATGCGGGTGGTGGGCCTGCTGCTGGTCAGCGCGCTGATGGTGGTGCCCGTGGCCGCCGCCCAGCAGCTCAGCCGCAGTTTCGCGGCGACCTTCGCGATCGCCGTGGCGATCGGGGTGACGGTGACCATCGGCGGCACGGTCACCTCCTACTACCAGGACGTACCGCCCGGCGCGACGATCGTGCTGCTGACCATCGCGGCCTTCCTGCTGCTGACCGCGCTCGCCGCTCCCCTGGCCCGGCGGCGGGCCCGGGCTGCGGCGGCCGCGCGGCCCGTCGGGGAGCCCGCCGAGTGCGCGATCCCGGCCGCCCGGGAGGCCGTCGGCGAGGTCGGCGTCT
Above is a genomic segment from Streptomyces sp. SLBN-31 containing:
- a CDS encoding metal ABC transporter permease encodes the protein MDFLDYAFMQRALLAAVLVGVTAPAIGIYLVQRRQALMGDGIGHVAMTGVGLGFLLSASPVWMATLVSVLGAVLMELIRWYGHTRGDIALAMLFYGGMAGGVMFINLAPGGSNANLTSYLFGSLSTVSPSDVTAICLLAGFVVLVTLGLRRQLFAVSQDEEFARVTGLPVRALNLLTAVTAAVTVTVAMRVVGLLLVSALMVVPVAAAQQLSRSFAATFAIAVAIGVTVTIGGTVTSYYQDVPPGATIVLLTIAAFLLLTALAAPLARRRARAAAAARPVGEPAECAIPAAREAVGEVGV
- a CDS encoding metal ABC transporter ATP-binding protein → MTSRDGMNEPVISLRGVRADLGSRPVLRGIDLTVARGEVVALLGANGSGKSTAIRTIIGQVPVSAGRVELFGTERGRFRDWARVGYVPQRTTAAGGVPATVTEIVSSGRLSRARFGVLRKADHAAVRRALELVGMADRAKDSVNALSGGQHQRVLIARALAAEPELLIMDEPMAGVDLASQEVLARTLREQVAAGATVLLVLHELGPLEPLIDRAVVLRDGCVLHDGPPPKAVGQHALPGHDHVHPHEPGPLRTGLLG
- a CDS encoding glycine--tRNA ligase — protein: MAADKIDTIVSLSKRRGFVFPCSEIYGGQRAAWDYGPLGVEFKENIKRQWWRYMVTSREDVVGIDSSVILAPEVWVASGHVATFTDPLTECTSCHKRFRADHLEEAYEAKHKRLPENGLADVNCPNCGNKGQFTEPKQFSGLLSTHLGPTQDSGSIAYLRPETAQGIFTNFAQVQTTSRRKPPFGIAQMGKSFRNEITPGNFIFRTREFEQMEMEFFVKPGEDEKWQEYWMEQRWSWYTGLGLREENMRWYEHPKEKLSHYSKRTADIEYRFQFGGSEWGELEGVANRTDYDLNAHGKASGQDLSYFDQEAGERWTPYVIEPAAGVGRTLLAFLLDAYVEDEAPNAKGKMEKRTVLRLDHRLAPVKVAVLPLSRNPELSPKAKGLAQALRQNWNIEFDDAGAIGRRYRRQDEIGTPYCVTVDFDTLDDNAVTVRERDSMKQERVSLDQIEGYLAGRLLGC
- a CDS encoding metal ABC transporter substrate-binding protein, with amino-acid sequence MNVRRQRISAVALAAVTALGLGTLTGCSGDSAAAAGTGKFDVVASFYPMVFLAERIGGSHVHVTSLTQPGQEPHDLEISARQTAQLQDSDAVLYLKNLQPSVDDAVAQSEVKTKIDAASLTSLEKHGNEVGGHAASHDDSKNEELSGLDPHIWLDPVRYAQVAEGVGKAFQKADPEHAADYRKNTATLVKRLHALDTQFKDGLAHTKSKVFVTTHAAFGYLAERYGLTEEAINGLDPESEPSAARVRQLETMAKADGVTTVFYETLVSDRTAKTIASDAGLKTDVLDPIEGITAKSRGTDYFSVQEANLKALQSALGEK